The stretch of DNA TCCGGCCGCCATTTTAATTCGAGCAAACAACTTCTCTATGGTGGCTGCGCGCATAGTGCCGATCAGGGATGGGCACAAATACATTTTTTgtatatttaaatataaatacaaaatactaccGCAtttatgtatttaaatacacccTGTAAATACTTTGCACtaaaagtatttaaatacaaagtataaatacattttttgagtaattaaaTACTGTAAATACTTTCGTAAATACGTTGAGCACTCCAGACAGTCTTCAATTAAATAAGCATATAAACAGGCACACTCAtagaagcgataaaaccccggtgcaggggacacaaagagaaaacacagacgaagcactgactgacaaacaactttaatggcagggacacatcttaaatataccaactgcacacccgacccctagtggcagccaaggccgtcatgctgtaatcacaaaattatcacaaagttatcaaaaagctatcacgcaaacaaggcaccaagtaaacgccccccccccccccccggaacagaATTCGCGTTAGTTATCAATGAATTGCTGGATTGTATCCGTTACCAACACGGAAGGCACGCTAATGCAACTATCTCCTGCCTGTTTTATCAACAAGGCTTCCTTATAAAGAAGAACACCTAACTTATGACTTTTAAACAacacttttgtgtttttgaacAGCGGCTCGCACCCGGAACAGGTTCTTAAGTGTTCCGCCAGCTTACCATACCCCTTTCCTCTCGAAGCTCTATGTTCCATCAGACGTACGTTAACACAACGTTTAGTTTGACCAATATACTGGCACCCACAAGACAAGGGAATTGAATAAACAACACCAACAGTGCAAGTCACAAAAGGATCTACGTGTTTTACATGACAACCCCTAGTTTTTGTCCGGTTAACCCTAGCCATCAGAGACCTGAGCCAATAACCCCTTTTGAAAACTACATCAACACCATGCCTACAGGCTACCTTTTTTAGGCGATGGGAGGCCTGATGAACATACGGGATCACCCCAACCCCCCTCCAATCTCTCTGTTCACAACGCATGTGAGAATCACAAGGTTCCTTTACCAACCTATTTACGACATCACTGATTAGATTCCTTGGATATCCAGCGTCCTCAAGCCTAGTCACCTGCTCCATGCAGCACGACCCCACCTTATGAACACACGACCTCACCAAAGCGTTTTTTATCAAAGATTTTGCAACTCCAGCTTTTACAGTTTTTGAGATATTGGAGTCAAAAGGCGTTAACGGTTTTTTACATCGCTGGCAATATTCCCAACATACTCCAATCCCATCAGAGGAAATCCGAAGATCCAAGTACTGAATTTGACcattttcttccctttccaCAGTAAACTTTAAACCTAAACCCTCTCCAACAAACAAACCCTGTATACCCGATTCATCTCCTTCCATACCCACACATACCAGAAAGTCATCAACATACCTAGGAATAAATTCAACCCCAAATCTCCCACCCCCCAAGTTCTCAGAAACAGCCCTATCTGCCTTAGCCAAAACCAAATCACTAAGTACCGGAGCAATTTTTGATCCTATACACACACCATCCCGTTGTCGAAAAACCCCACCCGACACCTTCACAACAGTAGAATCTAAATACAATTCTAGAATATCCATGAAAACACTAGCTGATACACCCACAGTATTTTGAAAGGACACTAACCCAACAGATATTGCTTCCCGTACACACGCAGAAATGATATGCAAAGGCAAACTATAGAACAGATCAACAACATCCAAAGAGAAAAACCGAACCTTCTTACTTTCAACACACCTTAACTTTTCAATTACACCGCAGGAGGTTGTAATTCTATACGGGTCTTCACACTTCAGCTCATTGAGACCTTTCAATAAAAAGGTACTGACCACTCCTTGCCATGTGTTTCTTTCCGAAATAACAACCCGAAAAGGGTATCCCTCCTTATGAAGTTTGACCAAATAAAACACTTCCAAAAACTGCCCAACAGTCTTCCTGATTGCATTACACAAACCCTCCCGATCATTCTTCCTAAACAACTCTATAATCTTCCGCTTACACTCTTTAACATGGCTACTCCTAACAAGAACAAAGTTCTTTTCTAAGGCTGCCTTCTCCCTACATGAAAACTCATCGCGACTTAGTAGGACAAACTGCCCGATTTTGTCAGCCTCAAGAAGAGACACCCCGTGCCCTTTAAATTCACTAACCAAAGTCTTTATGATCTGTTCGACGTTGCACCTCTTCTCACATCCCTGAACAGCAGACACAGCTTCATCTAGGACTTGACGACTCCGGTCTTCTCCGAACAATTTTCCGACTTCATACACGATGTCCAGCAAATCCCATTTGGACACACTAGAACGGACAGTAAACTTGGGGCCCTTTTCCAACAAAGCCATAGAGTCCCGTGACACGGACACTTCACCCACCTGTACCACTTGACATTTCTTCACCGAAGAACTTTTCCACCGAGGACGACTCCGTAACATGTTGCACCACCTATCCTGTAAATCCTTCATGTTGAGTGCTAGCAGATACTTAAAAGTCTTGTACTTCGTGAAAGGCTTTTCCCCACACGAGCTCTACAAAAGCAAATGCAGCTCTTCTATGTATCCTACACTGATGGTAACACTCGGCCCGGGAGAGACGTAATAATCTGCGCCGGTGGGCATTGGATGGCAAAAAAGGCCCAATGCAACTTACAAGGCAATCCGGTAGGCCACCTTTCTTCAAatgttttatcgcttttagatgtaccaccaaacagcccggtttttatcgctttttacaCTCATAGACCATATGTCCACACACATGGTACAACTTCTGTTTATTTTGCTGGCGTGCCATTTGTTGATTTCAGAAGCAACAGTTTTTCAAATAAGCTATCGGTGAGACGCCTCATGTTCGGGCGCAGGATCAGGTTTCCAAACGAAAACAGTCTCTCCACTGCGGCTGAAGAACACAAATTTGTGTTGTACTTGATGAATATTGCCTTCACCGATGGGAAATTATGCAGCATCTTGATGTCGGTCCTTGAATCCTCCAGGTACTTTAGGATCTCCAAGTGTGAACCACTCCCACCCAGGCTTTCCTCTGGTGGTGCATCCTCGAAGTTGAAAAAGTCATCATTTGTTGGTGCCGCATCTTCCTGGTTTTCTTTGTCCTGCATGGCCGACGCTTGCTGTGCGGCAGCTTGTAGCAGCAGGTctgtcattttctttttctctgcTGCCTTGTCCCCTCCTGTCGCCCACCGGAGCTTGAAGAACGGATGGGAGACGGCTGCGAGGATGAACACATCATCTTTTAGCTCCGTGAAGCTCCGAAATAACGTCTTGACGCCGTTGAGCAGCGCTTGTGCGACCGGTCGACATGTGCCAACGCTGATACTGCTGTTCAGCGACTCCAACTTTGATTTCAGTGCTCTTATTACGGGCAGGAATTCTCCGTAATAGGAGTCCTTGCTGCCTTGGAGCCGGTCCAGGGCTGTGAAAGAGAAAATAGGAATACACaggtacagtcgacccccgtttatccagacttcatttatccggatcccccgatatccggacaaaaagcatgggaacggattttcctccatgtattttgttctcctttatccggacttcagcttccggactcggacaagaattccagggaaaattcttgtaatccagcttcagttatccggactaccgtgagtaaggggagacgctgaccccgctttgTCACCCTTTTTgttgtgttggggttattcccgtctcAAGTCAGCGACAAACATTCCTGCgaaggggagacaaccgtgcacgatgacccccttttctgtGTGCgtttgggtcacgttgaccagtcaagtcatttggaaatatctcgagcaactgtccggttctagagggggaAAACTCAAACCCGAGGGATGTCGCCTGATCGCCCGCTCTGTGCACCGCCCTGTGCGAATCAGCTTCGCTAGCAAGGCAGTGATATGCAAGAGGAAGAAGGACAACCCCCACCTAAAGTTGCCGGACATTCAACAGTGGGCAAAGTCTGAACTTGGTCTCGACATTCCAAAGTCTACGATGGCGGATATACTCAGCCGTTCGGACAAATGGCTTAGCGCAGACAAAGGAAACGTGAACGCCGTGCGGGACCGTTCTGGACGTGAATGAAATGTGAAGGAGGCCCTTCTAACATTGTTCGGAGATCTTCGTTCTCGTGGGGCACCGGTTTAACGACACGATGCTGATTGAGAAAGCAAATATTTTtttgactacgttgacgttgataaggatgatgacacgtgtacagctatgactgatgacggtatGATTGCTGCTGtggcctccgatgatgtgcagcaagacggtgccaaTGACGCCAGTGACAAAGAAGGCCCCGTTGAGGAAGAAGCCCCCGTTGTGACCGTTGAACATACGAGATCGGCATTAAGGACTGCACTGACATTTTTCGAGCAGCGCAACCACGTGGCTCTaatctatgcaattagcaaaagtttgcaggaattgagTGTTTACACTACTATGAAACAGCTGCCATTGACGAGCTTTCTGTGTTTttattaaaccttgctctgtaggacgcttttattcggtcgtttcatttatccggatgccccggtacccggacgatttcgccgggaacggcaccgtccggataaacgggggtcgactgtattatgAACACAGGCACAAGAACAAAGAAGGGAAATGAAAAATCGTTGAACAATATACAATAAATAAACTGACATGTCTGGGGGTTGAAAACTTACCACAGGCGATTGGCTGAAGCTGACGATGATATTCTTCGATGAATTCCATTTCAACCTCCCGGAATGTTGGCAAGTCCAGCTGCTCGGCGAGACGTGGGATGTGCTGCCTGGATTTCAGTATCCCAGAAAGGGCATCGTGAAAAGAGTTCCACCGTGTGGGACATGGAGTGGGAAGGGAAAAGCCAATGACTTCTTGTATGACCTCGGCACTTTTTGGACGGTGTGAGGCATTCCAATACTTTGTGCATTTTGCAACGCACGCAGTATATAACCTGTCACAGCCTGCATTTTGCGCTATCGCTTTCTTCACATCACTCCTTGCAATTAAACTGAGCGTATGAAAGGCGCATCTGATATGCCGAGACAAGATTGCATCAGAAATGTCCTCGAACCGGGCTTCACCGTCCTCCTCTCCTGCTGAGAATAGAAACAATTTAGGGATGTTGCAAGCACCACAGTAGAAAATATTCACCGTCTGTGTAGGATGCAGGTATGCCACACACCTTAAATGCCTTTACAAAGTTGGACCCAATGTCCGTTACGGTAGAGGTGATCCTTTCCAGGGGGACGCCGTACCCTTCGCGGATATCCTGCATGAGCTCAGCAATTCTGTCACAAGAGTGCACTCCTTTGAAGCGCCTGCACGCGAGAGCACATGACCCTCTGGTGAGGATGGTAGGATCAATCTttggaaaacaaaaaagaacagctATGATCTCTAAAAAACCAACTGTGACAATTTTCATTGCAAGTCACTCAGGACGGAATAGTACCCAGTGCATGGTCATCCCGAGGTAGCTCTTTGTGGTGGTAGACCATACGTCAGCAGTCAGACACACCGAAGGCACTTATTGCACAATCCTTCTAATTGAAGACAGGTGCATGGTGTAGGCGTCGTCGATTCTTCGACCCAGAGTCCTCCTTGACATCACTTCTACTGTGGGACATAGAATTGGAAAAAAACAAATGTGCTGCATAATTGTTACTGCACTTCAGCCGCATGCATAAGTTTTTCCCGTGGCATAAACAAACACACTGACTCATGTACTTACCTTGAACGAGATTCACAAACTCCTGCTGTTCAACGAGACGAAGAGGGTGGAGGCCCATGATGATGAAATCGCTGAGCAGTCGGTCAAAATCTTGCTGCGTTGTGGCTGGCCCGGACCCTGACGAACATTCTGTCAGTCGTGACTGCTTCGATTTTGGCTCATTTACGGGAGTGGCACTATTCTTCCTCTTCGTTTTCGAGTCGAGAGTCTCTTCGTATTGTGCCAGCAAAAGAGGGTGCGACCGCCAAATTCCGAAACAAAACACAGGCACGAAGTGAGAGACAATCAGTCATCATGCTGTATTGTAATTGTAACGTTCTAACGCGAATTTGATCTTGCAAGGTTATAATCCCAAACCACAACTGTGATTCCTAGTCATTGAGTATCACCACTACCAAGAATCGCGCAATTAGCGTTGCtgagttttgttttgtttctggcGGTACGTAGTTTTCACTATACGTATACCCCAGGAAATCTATAGAACGACGAATGCATTCTAAGAACCACCCATCGCCACGAGTACAATGCAACGCAGTTCAACAAAACCGAAACAACGTGTCGCGGCATCATGCCATCTTTACATTTTTGTCTTGTGCTGTGTTCCACCAGCGACAGTTTTGAACGCAGATGGCACTGTTAACTTCGCATTCCGGAGACATGGCACGAAGGCAGACTTGAGATCAAAGCAGAGAAAATAAAGGAAATCTGTTGATTGTGTCACAAATCACGTGTTTGCATAGGCTAGTAGTGACTTGGCATAACGCAGAGCGCAAAAAAGGTAATGTATGTCGAGCACAGCATGTGCTGATTTACTTGGTGTTCAATCACCAAGAACAGGATGTTAAAGTGAAATATAGGAAAATTGGACGAGAACTAGCACACAAAGAAAAATTGAAACTATCTGAGGCCAATTCAGCATATGTATATagtagggctgtgcgagtactcgaaatttcgagttcgagtcgagttGATCTCATGctcgactcgaactcgactcgacaAATGATGACTCGTCAACTTTCGAGTACTCGATATCGTTTCGAGCTTGCGTTAGATCCATCACATGTAAGATATAACCTGTCACAACGATTCCACCATTTGGAAACACGCATTTGGCGCAGCCGTGACCGCTGTCACAattccgccatcttgttttcacTATTAGCTTCGGCTAACCTCGACTTGGCTACAGACTGAGTAGTGGCTATGAATGGCAAACCGGCTACAACTGGCTACTGCTGGCCATGGAGGcgtcgcgcgcgcgcgcggaaGCGTATCCGACATGGGAGAAGCACATTTCGTAGTTTCGTTTCTTCGGCGAGAGAGTCTGTTTCGGTTCTACTATTTCCTAAAACTCAGAGATGTCTGACTCAAATGTCAGAGGTTCCTTACCGCGCCCATAGAGAGTCGATCACCGGTGAGCGACGTTTCATGAGCGGCGCTACTCGGTCCCTAAAGTAGATTTGGACAAGTGATCACATTTGTTGGATACTACACTACAGAATGAGTTCCattttcacttttttctttGTGGTAGCGATTTATGAAGTTGGCCCTGCGCCTAGGAGGCAGTGTGGAGATTCTATCTTTGTTGCGGCGTCGCGTTCCCGCGGCAGACCTCTTTCGCAAATGCGCAATACTCCCGTTTTAAGCATATTTTGATTCAATTTCGTTTATTACAACGCAAATAACGACTCTGAAGGTGTTAGACAATTAGATTTTTGTCCTGCATGTGGGCTTGTATAACTTGTACTATTGCTGTTCTTCCTGTCTCAAAACTAACCGGGACGAGTGGTGAAATAGCAATATGTGGTACAACAGGAAAGTTCAGCCTGAAACTAATGTTTTCAGCAGAAATTACGGTGTTAATTTTCGTTTTACTCCTTCAATGAACTCTGTCACTCAGTTACATGAACAACATGCAGTGTTCACATTATTTTCCACAACTCATGAACTTCTATCCAGAGGGTTGATATCTTCAGATATTATTTCTGACAAAGATTGCtacattttgtatattttagaacttgtagattgatatttttgttcaagataCAGGCGTATATTCATTAGGGTTTCTGTTGTTTGCATCAATTTTTTGGTGTCCCAAAATCAATTTTGGAAATACATCGATAGCTTTGTTTATGAAacttacatcattcgatagggcattgatttggctacattttcctaTATAGCAACATATCTTGAAGTGATACTGTCAGCCGCAGAAAAATATATTTGTCAAACCACCCAAAAATGGCCATTTTTGCGGCGGTAAGGCAAGTGTTAAACCACACCTTGTAGAAAGACCAATTTTCCTGCCCATAACTTGTAAATCTTTTGTGGTTGCAATATTCATTTAGCAATGTTGTCCTTAGGTGGCACATTGTTTTTATAAAGCTCTTATAATCTTCATTCATTTCAATTTTTGGTGTCAACTGTAGCACAAAAGAACATTTTTAAGGGGAAGTTGGCCAAAAAGCGGCGCAAAAGCAGCTTGAAATTTAATGTCTACCTTCCTGCTTCAACACATTACCTATCATTTAATGGGACGCCAActactcgaactcgactcgatACTCGAAACAGTGATTTGGTATTACTCGAACCCGACTCGAACTTGAAAATTTtgctactcgcacagccctagtATATAGCAATATTATCCTGTAACTGTTATATTGTGCTACTTGATAAATTCTCTGAGAAGAAACTATCCTCATTGAGGTTTTAGAACACAGGTTTTTGAGGCACGGTATTATAATGATCTGCATAGATAGTCAATCCTTTATAATAATTCACCTGCTCATATTAAAAGA from Ornithodoros turicata isolate Travis unplaced genomic scaffold, ASM3712646v1 Chromosome13, whole genome shotgun sequence encodes:
- the LOC135372092 gene encoding uncharacterized protein LOC135372092 isoform X2, encoding MQDIREGYGVPLERITSTVTDIGSNFVKAFKVCGIPASYTDGEEDGEARFEDISDAILSRHIRCAFHTLSLIARSDVKKAIAQNAGCDRLYTACVAKCTKYWNASHRPKSAEVIQEVIGFSLPTPCPTRWNSFHDALSGILKSRQHIPRLAEQLDLPTFREVEMEFIEEYHRQLQPIACALDRLQGSKDSYYGEFLPVIRALKSKLESLNSSISVGTCRPVAQALLNGVKTLFRSFTELKDDVFILAAVSHPFFKLRWATGGDKAAEKKKMTDLLLQAAAQQASAMQDKENQEDAAPTNDDFFNFEDAPPEESLGGSGSHLEILKYLEDSRTDIKMLHNFPSVKAIFIKYNTNLCSSAAVERLFSFGNLILRPNMRRLTDSLFEKLLLLKSTNGTPAK
- the LOC135372092 gene encoding uncharacterized protein LOC135372092 isoform X1: MTMHWIDPTILTRGSCALACRRFKGVHSCDRIAELMQDIREGYGVPLERITSTVTDIGSNFVKAFKVCGIPASYTDGEEDGEARFEDISDAILSRHIRCAFHTLSLIARSDVKKAIAQNAGCDRLYTACVAKCTKYWNASHRPKSAEVIQEVIGFSLPTPCPTRWNSFHDALSGILKSRQHIPRLAEQLDLPTFREVEMEFIEEYHRQLQPIACALDRLQGSKDSYYGEFLPVIRALKSKLESLNSSISVGTCRPVAQALLNGVKTLFRSFTELKDDVFILAAVSHPFFKLRWATGGDKAAEKKKMTDLLLQAAAQQASAMQDKENQEDAAPTNDDFFNFEDAPPEESLGGSGSHLEILKYLEDSRTDIKMLHNFPSVKAIFIKYNTNLCSSAAVERLFSFGNLILRPNMRRLTDSLFEKLLLLKSTNGTPAK